The Streptomyces kanamyceticus genome window below encodes:
- a CDS encoding uracil-xanthine permease family protein produces the protein MDLGVRWKLHGDGRTPAPGAVVRPDERLSWPRTFGLGAQHVVAMFGASFVAPVLMGLDPNLAIMMSGVATAIFLLATRGRVPSYLGCSLSFVGVAAVIRAQGGSSATVTGAVLVVGAALFLVGLAVQKFGARIIHAAMPPIVTGAVVMLIGFNLAPVTASTYWPQDQWTALLVMLFTGLAVVCLRGFWSRIAIFLGLIFGYAISWVFDQVFGKIHSADASGKVVDHWRLDLSAVGNADWIGLPSFHGPSFEWSAILVALPVVIALIAENAGHVKAVGEMTGDNLDDKLGTAISADGAASVLSTAVGGPPNTTYSENIGVMAATRVYSTAAYWAAACFALLFGLCPKFGAVVAAIPGGVLGGITVILYGMIGLLGAQIWINAKVDLRNPLNLVPAAAGIIIGVGGVSLKFTDTFQLSGIALGTIVVITGYHVLRAFAPPHLKSQEPLLDSGTSTYDAEGAAEDAAGKERQGERER, from the coding sequence ATGGATCTCGGCGTGCGCTGGAAACTGCACGGCGACGGGCGCACCCCCGCGCCCGGAGCCGTCGTCCGTCCCGACGAGCGGCTCTCCTGGCCGCGCACCTTCGGGCTCGGCGCCCAGCACGTGGTCGCCATGTTCGGCGCGTCCTTCGTGGCGCCCGTCCTGATGGGTCTGGACCCGAACCTCGCGATCATGATGTCCGGTGTCGCCACCGCCATCTTCCTGCTCGCCACCCGCGGCCGGGTGCCCAGCTACCTGGGCTGCTCGCTCTCCTTCGTGGGCGTCGCCGCGGTCATCCGCGCGCAGGGCGGCTCCAGCGCGACGGTGACCGGCGCGGTGCTCGTGGTCGGCGCCGCGCTGTTCCTGGTAGGTCTCGCGGTACAGAAGTTCGGGGCGCGGATCATCCACGCCGCGATGCCGCCGATCGTCACCGGCGCGGTCGTCATGCTGATCGGCTTCAACCTCGCGCCGGTCACCGCGTCGACGTACTGGCCGCAGGACCAGTGGACGGCGCTCCTGGTCATGCTGTTCACCGGTTTGGCCGTGGTGTGCCTGCGCGGCTTCTGGTCGCGCATCGCGATCTTCCTCGGGCTGATCTTCGGTTACGCCATCTCCTGGGTCTTCGACCAAGTCTTCGGCAAGATCCACTCGGCGGACGCGTCGGGCAAGGTCGTCGACCACTGGCGCCTGGACCTCTCCGCCGTCGGCAACGCCGACTGGATCGGCCTGCCGTCCTTCCACGGCCCGAGCTTCGAGTGGTCGGCGATCCTCGTCGCGCTGCCCGTCGTCATCGCGCTGATCGCGGAGAACGCGGGCCACGTGAAGGCCGTCGGAGAGATGACCGGCGACAACCTCGACGACAAGCTCGGCACCGCGATCTCCGCCGACGGCGCCGCCTCCGTCCTCTCCACCGCGGTCGGCGGCCCGCCCAACACCACGTACTCCGAGAACATCGGCGTGATGGCGGCGACCCGCGTCTACTCGACGGCCGCGTACTGGGCGGCGGCCTGCTTCGCGCTGCTCTTCGGCCTCTGCCCCAAGTTCGGCGCGGTCGTGGCCGCGATCCCCGGCGGCGTACTCGGCGGCATCACCGTCATCCTCTACGGCATGATCGGCCTGCTCGGCGCCCAGATCTGGATCAACGCCAAGGTGGATCTGCGCAACCCGCTGAACCTGGTCCCCGCGGCCGCGGGCATCATCATCGGCGTCGGCGGGGTCTCGCTGAAGTTCACCGACACCTTCCAGCTGAGCGGCATCGCGCTCGGCACGATCGTCGTCATCACCGGCTACCACGTCCTGCGGGCGTTCGCTCCGCCGCACCTCAAGTCCCAGGAGCCCCTGCTGGATTCGGGCACCTCGACGTACGACGCAGAGGGCGCGGCCGAGGACGCGGCGGGCAAGGAGCGTCAGGGCGAGCGAGAGCGTTAA
- a CDS encoding LLM class F420-dependent oxidoreductase has translation MATRLGLSLPQGSQYAIGRDVPEVARAAEDIGYESLWVFERILYPEPATQGLYGIPGLAWPDSYRSVADPLVTLTLAASATDRARLGTSVLIAPLHVPFQLARTLASLDAASGGRVVAGFGTGWSLDEYAAASVAPFKRRGKVLDELIDVCHAVWGQDPVSYEGELTTIAPSVVGPKPARPIPILLPANSPRALRRLVDRADGWMPVATGAAALTEQWAKVREAAAEQGRERPVQSVLRANARYTPAAYDGTDRAPFHGNVAQIAEDLAAHAEVGVDEIIVEIAGSTRDAQELKDVAGQVYEAARAAGV, from the coding sequence ATGGCGACCCGACTCGGACTGAGTCTCCCGCAGGGCAGTCAGTACGCCATCGGACGCGACGTCCCGGAGGTCGCCCGCGCCGCCGAGGACATCGGGTACGAGAGCCTGTGGGTGTTCGAGCGCATCCTCTACCCCGAGCCCGCCACCCAGGGGCTCTACGGGATCCCGGGCCTCGCCTGGCCCGACTCCTACCGCTCGGTCGCCGACCCGCTGGTCACCCTCACGCTCGCCGCGTCGGCCACCGACCGGGCCCGCCTCGGCACCAGCGTGCTCATCGCCCCGCTGCACGTCCCCTTCCAACTCGCTCGCACGCTGGCCTCGTTGGACGCGGCGAGCGGTGGCCGGGTCGTCGCGGGCTTCGGCACGGGCTGGTCCCTGGACGAGTACGCGGCCGCGTCGGTGGCCCCGTTCAAGCGCCGGGGCAAGGTCCTGGACGAGCTGATCGACGTCTGCCACGCGGTATGGGGCCAGGACCCGGTGTCGTACGAAGGGGAGCTGACCACGATCGCACCGTCCGTGGTGGGCCCCAAGCCCGCGCGGCCGATCCCGATCCTGCTGCCCGCCAACAGCCCGCGCGCGCTGCGCAGACTGGTGGACCGCGCCGACGGCTGGATGCCGGTGGCCACGGGCGCCGCGGCGCTGACCGAGCAGTGGGCCAAGGTGCGCGAGGCCGCGGCCGAGCAGGGCCGAGAGCGCCCGGTGCAGAGCGTGCTGCGGGCCAACGCGCGCTACACACCCGCCGCGTACGACGGCACGGACCGAGCCCCGTTCCACGGCAACGTCGCCCAGATCGCCGAGGACCTGGCGGCACACGCGGAGGTGGGCGTCGACGAGATCATCGTAGAAATCGCCGGATCGACCCGTGACGCCCAGGAACTGAAGGACGTCGCGGGCCAGGTGTACGAGGCGGCACGCGCGGCCGGGGTCTGA
- a CDS encoding Lrp/AsnC family transcriptional regulator, with protein sequence MRLNDLDERIVHALAEDARRSYADIGQLVGLSAPAVKRRVDRLRATGAITGFTVRVDPAALGWETEGFIEIYCRRNTSPESIKRGLERYPEIASASTVTGDADAIVQVFAADMRHFERVLERIAGEPFVERTKSVLVLSPLMRRFSSGSPA encoded by the coding sequence GTGCGACTGAACGATCTCGACGAACGCATCGTGCACGCCCTCGCCGAGGACGCCCGCCGTTCCTACGCCGACATCGGCCAGCTGGTCGGACTCTCCGCGCCCGCGGTCAAGCGGCGCGTGGACCGGCTGCGGGCCACCGGGGCGATCACGGGATTCACGGTGCGGGTGGACCCCGCGGCTCTCGGCTGGGAGACCGAGGGGTTCATCGAGATCTACTGTCGCAGGAACACCTCGCCCGAATCGATCAAGCGGGGTCTCGAGCGGTATCCGGAGATCGCGTCCGCGTCCACCGTCACCGGGGACGCGGACGCGATCGTCCAGGTCTTCGCCGCGGACATGCGGCATTTCGAGCGGGTGCTTGAGCGGATCGCGGGGGAGCCGTTCGTGGAGCGGACGAAGTCCGTGCTGGTGCTGTCGCCTCTTATGCGGAGGTTTTCTTCGGGGTCCCCCGCGTAG
- a CDS encoding flavin monoamine oxidase family protein — protein MTSTVPTAVQHTDAQPPITMFGPDFPYAYDDFLAHPAGLGQIPAGEHGTEVAVIGGGLSGIIAAYELMKMGLKPVVYEADQIGGRLRTVGFEGTGTDELTAEMGAMRFPPSSTALQHYIDLVGLETKAFPNPLAESTPSTVVDLKGESHYATTVDDLPQVYRDVMNAWNACLEEGADFSDMNRALRERDVPKIREIWSKLVEKLDNQTFYGFLCESEAFKSFRHREIFGQVGFGTGGWDTDFPNSILEILRVVYTEADDHHRGIVGGSQQLPLRLWEREPRKLVHWGPGTSLKSLHDEGAPKPAVTRLTRTAGNRVTVTDASGDIRTYQAAIFTAQSWLLLSKIDCDDSLFPIDHWTAMERTHYMESSKLFVPVDRPFWLDKDEETGRDVMSMTLTDRMTRGTYLLDEGPDKPAVICLSYTWCDDSLKWLPLSANERMEVMLKSLGEIYPKVDIRKHIIGNPVTVSWENEPYFMGAFKANLPGHYRYQRRLFTHFMQEHLPADKRGIFLAGDDISWTAGWAEGAVQTALNAVWGVMHHFGGATDATNPGPGDLYDEIAPVELPED, from the coding sequence ATGACGTCCACGGTGCCCACCGCCGTCCAGCACACCGACGCGCAGCCCCCGATCACCATGTTCGGCCCGGACTTCCCCTACGCGTACGACGACTTCCTCGCGCACCCCGCGGGCCTGGGCCAGATACCCGCCGGTGAGCACGGCACCGAGGTCGCGGTCATCGGCGGCGGCCTCTCCGGCATCATCGCGGCGTACGAGCTGATGAAGATGGGCCTCAAGCCCGTCGTCTACGAGGCGGACCAGATCGGCGGCCGACTGCGTACGGTCGGCTTCGAGGGCACCGGCACGGACGAGCTCACCGCCGAGATGGGCGCCATGCGCTTCCCGCCGTCCTCCACGGCGCTCCAGCACTACATCGACCTGGTGGGCCTGGAGACCAAGGCGTTCCCCAACCCGCTCGCCGAGTCGACCCCTTCGACGGTCGTGGACCTCAAGGGCGAGTCGCACTACGCCACCACCGTCGACGACCTGCCGCAGGTCTACCGCGACGTGATGAACGCCTGGAACGCCTGTCTGGAGGAGGGCGCGGACTTCTCCGACATGAACCGCGCCCTGCGCGAGCGCGACGTGCCGAAGATCCGTGAGATCTGGTCGAAGCTCGTCGAGAAGCTCGACAACCAGACCTTCTACGGCTTCCTCTGCGAGTCCGAGGCGTTCAAGTCCTTCCGGCACCGCGAGATCTTCGGCCAGGTCGGCTTCGGCACCGGCGGCTGGGACACGGACTTCCCCAACTCCATCCTGGAGATCCTGCGCGTCGTCTACACCGAGGCCGACGACCACCACCGCGGCATCGTCGGCGGCAGCCAGCAGCTGCCGCTGCGCCTCTGGGAGCGCGAACCGCGGAAGCTCGTGCACTGGGGCCCCGGTACGTCCTTGAAGTCGCTGCACGACGAGGGCGCGCCCAAGCCCGCCGTCACGCGTCTGACCCGCACCGCGGGCAACCGCGTCACGGTCACGGACGCCTCCGGTGACATCCGCACCTACCAGGCGGCGATCTTCACCGCGCAGTCCTGGCTGCTGCTCTCCAAGATCGACTGCGATGACTCGCTCTTCCCCATCGACCACTGGACGGCGATGGAGCGGACCCACTACATGGAGAGCTCGAAGCTCTTCGTGCCGGTGGACCGGCCGTTCTGGCTGGACAAGGACGAGGAGACGGGGCGTGACGTCATGTCGATGACGCTCACCGACCGCATGACGCGCGGGACTTATCTGCTGGACGAAGGTCCCGACAAGCCCGCCGTCATCTGCCTCTCCTACACCTGGTGCGACGACAGCCTGAAGTGGCTGCCGCTCTCGGCGAACGAGCGCATGGAGGTCATGCTCAAGTCGCTCGGCGAGATCTATCCCAAGGTCGACATCCGCAAGCACATCATCGGCAACCCGGTGACGGTCTCGTGGGAGAACGAGCCGTACTTCATGGGCGCCTTCAAGGCGAACCTGCCGGGCCACTACCGCTACCAGCGGCGGCTGTTCACCCACTTCATGCAGGAGCACCTGCCCGCGGACAAGCGGGGCATCTTCCTTGCCGGGGACGACATCTCCTGGACGGCCGGGTGGGCCGAGGGGGCGGTGCAGACCGCTCTGAACGCGGTGTGGGGCGTGATGCACCACTTTGGCGGGGCCACGGATGCGACCAATCCCGGCCCCGGGGATCTGTACGACGAGATCGCGCCCGTCGAGCTGCCGGAGGACTGA
- a CDS encoding Cmx/CmrA family chloramphenicol efflux MFS transporter encodes MPFALYLLGLAVFAQGTSEFMLSGLVSDIARDLDVSIPVAGHLTSAFAVGMVVGAPLMAVLSRRFSRRSALLCFLLTFLAVHIVGALTTSFAVLLVTRVVGALANAGFLAVALVTATAMVEPDAKGRATSALLGGVTIACVAGVPAGALLGEVWGWRSAFWAVALISVPAVFAIARAVPAGGADVTGPSVLGELRVLRGPRLLVTLLLGALVNGATFCAFTYLAPLVTDVTGLGSGGVPVILALFGIGSFVGVAVGGRIADVRPVPLLVFGSLALLAGWALFALTAAHPVATVALVLIQGALSFGVGSTLISQVLYAASGAPNLAGGFATAAFNVGAAVGPLCGGLAISAGFGYRAPLWVSAVLVALALAVGGVGLRRASRVALGAP; translated from the coding sequence GTGCCCTTTGCCCTCTACCTCCTCGGACTTGCCGTGTTCGCGCAAGGCACCTCCGAATTCATGCTGTCCGGACTCGTGTCGGACATCGCGCGGGACCTGGACGTGTCCATCCCGGTGGCCGGTCATCTGACCTCGGCGTTCGCCGTGGGAATGGTCGTCGGCGCGCCGCTGATGGCCGTCCTGAGCCGCCGCTTCTCGCGCAGGAGCGCGCTCCTGTGCTTTCTGCTCACCTTCCTCGCCGTGCACATCGTCGGGGCGCTCACCACGAGCTTCGCGGTGCTGCTCGTGACCCGCGTCGTCGGCGCCCTCGCCAACGCCGGTTTCCTCGCGGTCGCTTTGGTGACCGCCACGGCCATGGTCGAACCCGATGCCAAGGGCCGTGCCACGTCGGCGCTGCTCGGCGGCGTGACGATCGCCTGTGTCGCGGGCGTGCCCGCGGGCGCCCTGCTCGGCGAAGTGTGGGGCTGGCGCTCGGCGTTCTGGGCGGTGGCCCTGATCTCGGTGCCCGCCGTGTTCGCCATCGCGCGGGCCGTGCCCGCGGGCGGCGCCGACGTCACGGGGCCGAGCGTCCTCGGCGAGCTGCGCGTGCTGCGCGGTCCACGGCTCCTGGTGACCCTGCTGCTCGGCGCGCTGGTGAACGGCGCGACGTTCTGCGCCTTCACCTACCTGGCGCCGCTGGTCACCGACGTCACCGGGCTCGGCTCCGGCGGGGTGCCCGTGATCCTCGCGCTCTTCGGCATCGGGTCGTTCGTCGGCGTCGCCGTCGGCGGCCGCATCGCCGACGTACGGCCCGTGCCGCTCCTGGTGTTCGGCTCGCTCGCGCTCCTCGCCGGATGGGCCCTGTTCGCACTGACCGCGGCGCACCCGGTGGCGACCGTCGCCCTCGTCCTCATCCAGGGGGCGCTGTCGTTCGGCGTCGGGTCCACGTTGATCTCCCAGGTGCTCTACGCCGCGTCCGGCGCGCCCAACCTGGCGGGCGGCTTCGCGACGGCCGCGTTCAACGTGGGCGCGGCGGTCGGCCCCCTGTGCGGCGGGCTCGCGATCTCCGCGGGGTTCGGCTACCGCGCGCCGCTCTGGGTCAGCGCGGTGCTCGTGGCACTGGCTTTGGCCGTCGGCGGGGTCGGGCTGCGCCGGGCTTCACGGGTCGCGCTCGGCGCCCCGTAA
- a CDS encoding amino acid permease: MLDQGAPPQNRPSPSGSPGLAGRLMRRKPVELLVAEGGKGEGGQLRRSLGMWQLTMISIGATLGTGIFVVLGESVPKAGPAVTISFVIAGLTALFSALSYAELAGTIPVAGSSYSYAYATMGELIAWVCGWCLVLEYGVSVAAVAVGWGEYLNELLDGTIGVTIPDALSAAPGEVDGAIINLPGLIVVLLAMVFLLGGAKESATANTIMVIVKIAALVLFCTIGFMGFKSGNYADFMPLGTAGVSAAAASLFFSYIGFDAASTAGEEAKNPQRDLPRAIMLSLVIVTALYVLVAAVAVGAWNWKDFEGSEATLAAIMNDVTGQSMWGTILAAGAVISIASVVLTVLYGQTRVLFAMSRDGLVPKAFGRVSKKTGTPRVNTVIVSLFCGALASVIPLGKLVDATSIGTLFAFGLVNIAVVVLRRTRPDMPRTFRVPLGWLFPVLGFGFCAYNMFSLDSVTWVVFGVWMAVGLVFYFLYGMRRSRLATAEK, translated from the coding sequence GTGCTCGACCAAGGCGCACCCCCGCAGAACCGCCCAAGTCCCTCGGGCAGCCCTGGCCTGGCCGGCCGCCTCATGCGCCGCAAGCCGGTGGAACTGCTGGTCGCGGAGGGTGGCAAGGGTGAGGGTGGCCAGCTTCGGCGCTCCCTCGGCATGTGGCAGCTGACCATGATCAGCATCGGCGCCACGCTCGGCACCGGCATCTTCGTCGTCCTCGGCGAGAGCGTCCCCAAGGCCGGACCCGCCGTCACGATCTCCTTCGTGATCGCCGGACTCACCGCCCTCTTCTCGGCCCTCTCGTACGCCGAACTGGCGGGCACCATACCGGTGGCGGGCTCCTCCTACTCGTACGCGTACGCAACGATGGGTGAACTCATCGCCTGGGTCTGCGGCTGGTGCCTGGTCCTGGAGTACGGCGTCTCCGTCGCGGCCGTCGCCGTCGGCTGGGGCGAGTACCTGAACGAACTCCTCGACGGGACCATCGGCGTCACCATCCCCGACGCGCTCTCCGCGGCGCCCGGCGAGGTCGACGGCGCGATCATCAACCTGCCCGGCCTGATCGTCGTGCTGCTCGCCATGGTGTTCCTGCTCGGCGGCGCCAAGGAGTCGGCGACCGCCAACACGATCATGGTCATCGTGAAGATCGCCGCGCTCGTGCTCTTCTGCACCATCGGCTTCATGGGCTTCAAGTCCGGCAACTACGCGGACTTCATGCCGCTCGGCACGGCGGGCGTCAGCGCCGCCGCCGCGAGCCTCTTCTTCTCGTACATCGGCTTCGACGCCGCCTCCACCGCCGGTGAGGAGGCGAAGAACCCGCAGCGCGACCTGCCCCGCGCGATCATGCTCTCGCTCGTCATCGTCACCGCCCTCTACGTCCTGGTCGCCGCCGTCGCCGTCGGCGCCTGGAACTGGAAGGACTTCGAGGGCTCCGAGGCCACGCTCGCCGCGATCATGAACGACGTCACCGGGCAGAGCATGTGGGGCACGATCCTCGCCGCCGGCGCCGTCATCTCCATCGCGTCCGTCGTCCTGACCGTGCTCTACGGCCAGACCCGCGTCCTGTTCGCCATGTCCCGCGACGGCCTGGTCCCCAAGGCGTTCGGCCGGGTCAGCAAGAAGACCGGCACGCCGCGGGTCAACACGGTCATCGTGTCGCTGTTCTGCGGCGCGCTCGCCTCGGTCATCCCGCTCGGCAAGCTCGTCGACGCCACCAGCATCGGCACGCTCTTCGCCTTCGGCCTGGTCAACATCGCGGTGGTCGTGCTGCGCAGGACCCGCCCGGACATGCCGCGCACCTTCCGCGTGCCGCTCGGCTGGCTCTTCCCGGTCCTCGGCTTCGGATTCTGCGCGTACAACATGTTCAGCCTCGACTCCGTGACCTGGGTCGTGTTCGGTGTCTGGATGGCCGTCGGCCTCGTGTTCTACTTCCTGTACGGCATGCGCCGCTCCCGATTGGCCACAGCAGAGAAGTGA
- a CDS encoding MFS transporter produces MSEVVYDKHRLKRARIAVATVFCVHGAVAGSFATRVPWIQDHADVSAGMLGLALAFPAIGASVAMPFASRISHRFGARTALRGLLAMWTLALILPSLAPNLPTLCLALFVYGATSGMSDVTMNAIGVETETRMGKSIMSGLHGMWSVGALIGSAAGTVAAHLGSDARLHHALAAAALTALGLTVCQGVLDLQAEPEEEAPPRFSLPPKSALLIGAVGFCAVFAEGASLDWSAVYLRDVLDTSAGVAAASTTGFTLTMAIARLVGDAVVNRFGAVRTVRAGGVLAAVGGLLVVLASHPAMAMGGFALMGLGIAVVVPLAFAAAGHSGPNPSQAIAGVATITYTSSLIAPSAIGALAQATSLVTSFGLVTLLACGLTVFAGVLRTGGRKAAQSAPADAAAHGPRS; encoded by the coding sequence ATGAGTGAAGTGGTCTACGACAAGCACCGGTTGAAACGGGCGCGGATCGCCGTGGCGACGGTGTTCTGTGTGCACGGCGCGGTCGCGGGATCCTTCGCGACCCGGGTGCCCTGGATCCAGGATCACGCCGACGTCAGCGCGGGCATGCTCGGCCTCGCCCTCGCCTTCCCGGCGATCGGCGCCTCCGTCGCGATGCCGTTCGCGAGCCGCATCAGCCACCGGTTCGGCGCCCGCACCGCGCTGCGCGGACTGCTCGCGATGTGGACGCTCGCCCTGATCCTGCCCTCGCTCGCGCCGAACCTGCCGACGCTCTGTCTGGCGCTCTTCGTGTACGGCGCGACATCGGGCATGTCGGACGTGACGATGAACGCGATCGGCGTCGAGACCGAGACCCGCATGGGGAAGTCGATCATGTCGGGCCTGCACGGCATGTGGAGCGTCGGCGCCCTGATCGGCTCCGCGGCCGGTACGGTCGCCGCCCACCTGGGCTCGGACGCCCGCCTGCACCACGCACTCGCCGCCGCGGCGCTCACCGCGCTCGGCCTCACCGTCTGCCAGGGCGTCCTCGACCTCCAGGCGGAGCCCGAGGAGGAGGCGCCGCCGCGGTTCTCGCTGCCGCCCAAGTCGGCGCTGCTGATCGGCGCGGTCGGCTTCTGCGCGGTCTTCGCCGAGGGCGCGAGCCTGGACTGGTCGGCCGTCTACCTGCGGGACGTCCTGGACACCTCTGCCGGTGTCGCCGCCGCGTCCACCACCGGCTTCACCCTCACCATGGCGATCGCGCGGCTCGTGGGCGACGCGGTGGTGAACCGGTTCGGCGCGGTGCGCACGGTGCGGGCCGGCGGCGTCCTCGCGGCGGTCGGCGGTCTCCTCGTGGTCCTCGCCTCGCATCCGGCGATGGCCATGGGCGGCTTCGCGCTGATGGGCCTCGGCATCGCGGTCGTGGTGCCGCTCGCCTTCGCCGCGGCCGGGCACAGCGGCCCCAACCCCAGCCAGGCCATCGCGGGCGTCGCCACCATCACGTACACCTCCAGTCTGATCGCCCCTTCGGCGATCGGCGCCCTGGCGCAGGCCACCAGCCTCGTGACCTCCTTCGGCCTGGTGACCCTGCTCGCCTGCGGCCTCACGGTCTTCGCGGGCGTCCTGCGCACGGGCGGCCGCAAGGCGGCGCAGTCCGCGCCCGCGGACGCGGCGGCGCACGGACCGAGGTCCTGA
- a CDS encoding DUF5995 family protein — protein sequence MAQLERFAEFTAPAHGVDGVVARMRALGADWPPRDGVAVFNRVYLSVTEEVGSRIDGGAFPDPAAATALDVRFAERYLRAVHAAATGHRPPACWRPLFQYRRHPGVRPLQFALAGINAHIGHDLALAVVDTCRALRCEPADLEDEFDRVGDVLVTLEERIREELMPGPDLLQVADPLTHLASSWSLERARDGAWGSARTLWALRDLPGVAEEFRERLDGAVGLVSRILLTPLPD from the coding sequence ATGGCGCAGTTGGAGCGGTTCGCAGAGTTCACGGCCCCGGCGCACGGAGTGGACGGCGTGGTGGCGCGGATGCGCGCGCTCGGCGCCGACTGGCCGCCCCGCGACGGGGTCGCCGTCTTCAACCGCGTCTATCTCTCGGTCACCGAAGAGGTCGGCAGCCGCATCGACGGCGGTGCGTTCCCCGACCCCGCGGCCGCGACCGCCCTGGACGTCCGGTTCGCCGAGCGCTATCTGCGCGCCGTCCACGCGGCGGCGACCGGGCACCGCCCGCCCGCCTGCTGGCGCCCGCTGTTCCAGTACCGCCGCCATCCCGGCGTACGCCCCCTCCAGTTCGCGCTCGCTGGCATCAACGCACACATCGGGCACGACCTCGCACTGGCCGTCGTGGACACCTGCCGCGCGCTCCGCTGCGAACCGGCCGATCTGGAGGACGAGTTCGACCGCGTCGGCGACGTCCTCGTCACACTGGAGGAGCGCATCCGCGAGGAGCTGATGCCGGGCCCCGACCTCCTCCAGGTCGCCGATCCGCTGACGCACCTGGCCAGTTCCTGGAGCCTCGAACGGGCCAGGGACGGCGCGTGGGGCTCGGCGCGGACGCTGTGGGCGCTGCGTGATCTGCCGGGCGTCGCCGAGGAGTTCCGCGAGCGCCTCGACGGCGCGGTGGGCCTGGTGAGCCGCATCCTGCTGACGCCGCTGCCGGACTGA
- a CDS encoding carbon-nitrogen hydrolase family protein encodes MPALRTALLQSSGQLGSVAENLKALDDAAGRAAAAGAGLLVAPELFLTGYAIGDDVARLAEPADGAAAVAIGEIAVRHGIGVVYGYPERAGAAVFNSAQLIGPDGASLANYRKTHLFGCFERDSFTPGEQPVVQAELGGVRVGLMICYDVEFPENVRAHALAGTDLLVVPTAQMHPFQFVAESVVPVRAFENQMYVAYVNRVGLEGEFEFVGLSTLAGPDGIARARAGRGDELVIGDVDPEFLSASRENNPYLRDRRPGLYASLV; translated from the coding sequence ATGCCTGCGCTGCGCACCGCCCTGCTCCAGAGTTCCGGGCAGCTCGGCTCCGTCGCCGAGAACCTCAAGGCGCTCGACGACGCCGCGGGCCGTGCCGCCGCGGCGGGCGCCGGGCTGCTCGTGGCGCCCGAGCTGTTCCTCACCGGGTACGCGATCGGCGACGACGTGGCCCGGCTCGCCGAGCCCGCCGACGGGGCGGCCGCGGTCGCGATCGGCGAGATCGCCGTACGGCACGGGATCGGCGTCGTCTACGGCTACCCGGAGCGCGCCGGTGCGGCCGTCTTCAACTCGGCCCAGCTGATCGGCCCGGACGGCGCGAGCCTCGCGAACTACCGCAAGACCCACCTCTTCGGCTGCTTCGAGCGCGACTCCTTCACCCCCGGTGAACAGCCGGTCGTGCAGGCCGAGTTGGGTGGCGTCCGCGTCGGCCTGATGATCTGCTACGACGTGGAGTTCCCGGAGAACGTCCGCGCGCACGCGCTCGCGGGCACCGACCTCCTCGTCGTCCCCACGGCGCAGATGCACCCCTTCCAGTTCGTCGCCGAATCCGTCGTGCCGGTGCGCGCCTTCGAGAACCAGATGTACGTCGCGTACGTCAACAGGGTCGGCCTTGAAGGGGAGTTCGAGTTCGTCGGGCTCTCCACGCTCGCCGGGCCCGACGGAATCGCGCGGGCCCGCGCGGGCCGCGGCGACGAGCTCGTCATCGGCGACGTCGACCCGGAGTTCCTGAGCGCGTCCCGCGAGAACAACCCCTATCTGCGCGACCGCCGCCCCGGCCTGTACGCGTCCCTCGTCTGA